The genomic region TTTTCCTGCTCCATCCTTTCAATTTCTTTTCTAACCCTGAGGCAATATTGGGATCCGTAAATTGCTGCACCCACATTAATTCTACAGGTCTTCTGTTAAAGGTATATGCGCCACGGTATTTTCCTGAATGGTGTTGTAATAATCTTTCTTCCAGATTGGAGGTCATACCTAAATAAAAGGAGTGGTCATTACATTTTAATATGTATACATAATATAACTCCACGTTTATCTTTTCGCACTTCTACAGGTTCCATGCTGCAGACTATTTTCTAAAATTGAAAATAACACAAAACTGCTTACTTTTAAAAAATATAATTCTTAATGGATATTATGATATCTAAAACACCTGCCATAATGAGCTTTTTCATAGCTGCATTATTATAGACAGAACAAATGTAACCGCACTTCGACAGGCTCAGTGCTGCAAACTACTGACCAAGAAGAAATGGTCTTGAGCCTCACTTCGACAGGCTCAGTGCTACAAATTGCTGATTAAGAATAATTGCTTTTGAAAGTATTGCCATCCTGAGCCTGTCGAAGGATGAGCAAAATATAGGATATCTACATTAGGACCAAACATATAATACTTTCATGATCACTAGCGGGAGCATGACGAAGACTGGAATAAAGTGAGCCCGCACAATTGAAACCGCACTT from Christiangramia sp. OXR-203 harbors:
- a CDS encoding GIY-YIG nuclease family protein; translated protein: MELYYVYILKCNDHSFYLGMTSNLEERLLQHHSGKYRGAYTFNRRPVELMWVQQFTDPNIASGLEKKLKGWSRKKKTALILKDWDKLQKFSRNYSQYGKPG